A stretch of DNA from Nitrospira sp. KM1:
GAATGTTGCCGCGCATACGCGATACAGGCATCAGGATCAAGCGTGAGCGCGTCAATGACTGCCTTGCGAAGATCGGGATCAGTCACTCCGGTCGTGCCATTCTGAATGATGTCGATCGGCCCTGTGACCGGATATGCCGCCACCGGCACGCCGCAGGCCATAGCTTCCAGAAGGACGAGACCGAAGGTATCAGTAAGACTTGGAAACACAAAGACATCTGCCGCTGCCACATAGGCCGTCAATTCTAGCCCATGTTTGGCCCCTACAAACCGTGCGTCTGGATAGCGGGTTCGCAGTCGCTCTAGGTCTGGGCCGTCCCCCACGACATACTTCGTTCCTGGCACATCGAGACGTAAAAACGCCTCTATGTTTTTCTCCACCGCCACTCTTCCCATATACATCGCTATGGGTCTCAGATCATTGAGGTACGATTTTGGACCAGGTTTAAACAGGTTCGTATCGACCCCTCTCGCCCAAATGTCCAAATTTCTGAACCCTCGCTCTTCCAAGATACGCTTCATGGACGGCGTCGCTATCATGGTGCGAGACGCCCGGCCGTGATACTGGCGCAGGTAGGCATATGACCATGAAGTTGGAATGGGGAACCGCGCGCGAACGTATTCCGGAAATTGCGTGTGATAGGAAGTCGTAAACGGCATCGACCTGGCAAGACATAACGCGCGCGCCGCATGACCGAGAGGACCCTCTGTAGCGATGTGGATCGCTTGCGGTCGAAACCGTTCAAGTGCTCGTCGTACTCCTGATTTGGGAAATAGTGCCAAGCGGATCGATGGGTACGTGGGGCATGGATAGGTTCGAAAATCCTGTGGAGTGATGAACTGCACATCATGCCCCAAATCCGCCAGATTTTCGGCGGTGTGGCCCAGTGTCCGCACGACACCGTTCACTTGAGGACGCCAGGCGTCAGTGACAATGGCAATTCTCATCGGTGCACCCGTGGTTCCTTTCTACGGGGCTGGAGAGCGTTCGAGTTCTTGGAGAAGCCGCTCCGCCTCCGGTTTGTACTTTCTTTCCCATGTATAGGCATAGTGCGGCCGATCAGCCTGAATTACCGCCAAAAGCTGTTGTACAGCATCTCGCTGACGGCCCTGCTTCCGATACAGTTTCGCCGCGAGGATCCGGGCGTGCATGAAATTGCCATCGGCGCGGATGGCCTGCTCGAGGTAGGCCTGAGCCTTTTTTTCATCTCCGCCAAGAAACCAAGGCAACTCCAGCAAAAGTCCTCCCATCATTTGTAGAGCCTGTGCGTGAGCGGGATTGAGCGCTATCGCTCGTTCCAGACAATGCCGTATGTCGCTGAGGACCAGCGCTGCGCTTGTCATCCCCTTGAGTCGTTCAGCACTGCCGAGGTTGATGGCGTAAAAGAAATGGGCGTCAGCATTGGCGTCGTTTAACTGGAACGCTTGTTTGGCCATATTCGCACCCATTTCGTAAGTCGTTCGTCGCGCGACGTCATCCGTCAGTAGATCATCGGCGAGATCAAAATATGTCTCTGCCAGTTTCGTTAGAAGAGCGGACGAAGGGCCTTCTTTCTTCACGTGCTCGAGGAGTTCCTGCAGGGTGGATTCCAATGAATACGGGTAGCCGGCAGGCATTTCGTCGCGTTGGGCGTAACCCGGCATCTTCAGGATTAATAGATTGACCACGAAGAAACTAACGAGGAGACATCCGGCACGCATGCTCTGAGATGCATATGACATGAGAAGGATGCCTCACCTCGCTCCCGGCAACGTATAGATGGGTTGCAGGCCTTTTCGCAAAGGTTCCACTGCGTCGACAGCAAGGATGTATTGAGGTGGAAACAGGCAATTCCTCAATAGCTTGGCCCACGGACGTTACAAACAGATAACTGCAGAGCCAACGCGGGGTAAATATTCGCCTCTATGCGAGACCGTTGATGCATTCTGGTGAAGCCAAGACTGTGGACTAGGTTGGAACATCAGCAAGACACAGGGTCATGTAGAGTCAGGGATTTTAGATATTGCGTCATGCCTCCACGAGTCGTCGGTGAAGGGCTGTTTCATTGCCCCCTCACATACACGGAACATATAAAGGGATGGGCAGGATTACCGATCAGCTATTCGACAGTTGCCATGAATTGATAATCTCGTAGGCGCCGCCGTCCGTTCGCTCCTCAGTAAAGAGAATGGTCCCCAGGGGTTCGACGGATCCCATCGCAACCGTCTGTTCCGCGCACGAGGGTCTCAACAGCCCCATCCCTTAGCCGAACACGCTGCATTCCTGGATTGAATTTTTGCACAAGTCCTTCCGGGAGCAGAGTTCCCAGATTTTGCCTGCTGGCCTCGATGCAAAACATCAGATGTGTCGGACTGTCACCGGCCGGCAAAAAGGCGAGCATGTCAGCTGAATCGCCGACGCTTCGGGTCACGGATTCCGCCTGGAGTCCATCTGCGAGAAGAACCTGTGTTGATGCAGCCTGAGTCAGTGTGCGATATGGGCCGGATGTGGGAGGTGCGGACGCCCCCAGCGGGTCCTGGATTCCAAACCAGCGCATAGAGAGGTTGCGCAGGTGCTTCTCAACGACCTCTGTACCAAAATCATCGGTAGCAGAAACTGCCGCTACAGGCCAAGCAAGTAGTGCGGTGGCCAGGACGATCTCTGCCGCTTTATTGGTCCGGTTCAAACCATGCAGACTCGGTTTTGCCATCATGACTCCTTTGGTTGTTGCGGCACAGACCTGCTCACATGAATTCGTCAGGATCACAGTCATTGTGGCTGGGGAGGTCGTCAGACAGAGAACGTTCGTACATGTCTTCCAGCTCTGTAGACGAATAGACCCGGACGTGATATTCGCGTTCCAGTTCCTGTTGAGCGAGCCCATCTCCCGTGGCCGCTGCTTGTAACAATGTCCGACGACGCTCAAGCTCTTTCTCCCGTGTCTGTGCCGTCACAAAGTACCTTCTTACTTCATACGGAGAAGCTCAGAGTAGTTGGTTGTTGTCACCGCCACGTTGCGATCTTGTTACGGTTGTGTTGTTTCGAACGGCCTGACGGTATCAACTGCTGTGGGTGAATGTACCTGGCGCGCTAATCGCTGTGGCGTCTCACAGTGAGCAAGTCACAGCCTTTTCTTGAGATATCAAAAGAAAGAGACGGGTTGGCCGGATGGGATCACAAGTGGTATTTCACGTTGCTTTGCGATTTGCTTATGAAATCCAAAGAACGTTTGGTTGGCCGGAAGCTGATCTCAAGGTGGAGAATAGGATTGATGTAGTTGCCCGAGGACTAAAGGAGGATTTCTTAATGGCGGTCGTGAAAAGGCCCCACCTCGGTACGCCTGCCCAAGGGGTTTGGCCCCGTATTGTTCAATGAATTCTCGGAGAAACAGCTCTAATTCTTCCATCAGCAGCTGGATCTGAGCTTCCAGTGTTTCGAGCATCGAGGCTCTGGCTCGCAAATCCGTGGCAGTATAAATTCCTCCCGGACCGAAGAATATCGGAATTCGTTGCAGCTGGACATCCGATTCCGGCTCTCCGAGGCGGCCCTGCTGCTACCAGGCGTTCACCACTTCGTCGCGTGCTGTGGATAAAGGGTGTTTATGGCTGGCTTGCAGGTATCGCCAGACTGTCGGTGAGATGACCGAGGATTGCCGGGGATTGTCCCACACCTCTTTGAGCAGGTTCCGCTCGTGACGGAACTCCTGTTTCGACGTAGCAAAAAGAGCCGTCCCTCCAAAGAGCGATGCGAGTGCGCCTCCGGCGACGCCCAAAGCATCGCTGGCCGTACTGGATCCGCCAGCCAAGCCGAGACCACCAGACACCGCTGCGGCCACCCCGCTGATAAGGATTGAAATCAAGGTCAACTGTCTGACGATGGCGGAATCGATTTCTTCCATACGATCGGCAACCTGATCTGCCCGATCGCGCTCGCACACGATTTCTGCCACAGCCGACGACACCTCAAACATCGTGAGCAACAGGCGATCGGTCAATGCCTGCCGCAATTCTAAATATTCGATACTTCGGATTTGGCCATGAAATTGAAGGGCTGCCATCTCGGACAGAATCGGCAGTACGTCCATCACCCTGGCTACCTCGAGTGCCTGTGGCGAAAGCGGAATATTGGGATCGTCGACCGCACCCGTAATGGAATCGTATCCACGCCCTTGTGAGAAGGAAAGGGGAGTTGCGGGAGTGCAATGCCGTTCAGATGCCGTTGCATGGTTGGTCGAGGGGATAAGAAAAGAACATCCCGTTACGGTACTAAGCAAGAGGCCTGAGGCGAAAAGGATCGACTGGACCGGCCGGGTTTCGTCTTTGGAAAAGAACGGAGCAGTTCTCATGATGGACAATCTTACTCTCGGGATTGGTGTATTCCCGGACGTGCTGTCCGTGGGTTATGGATCAGAGATTCTGGGCATTGAAAGGGATGACGATACAAATCAGCCAAGCGTTGAGCTGTTACGGTGTCTTCTTTGTGCTCAGGGTGTTGTTCCATACCCTGGTGAACGCAGCGAGCTTTGCTTTCGAGGACCTGCGCTCATCAGCAAGCGCTTCCAGGAAGTCGGCCAAGCGGCTGGATTTCAGGACCGTATAGAATGTCACGATGAAGGCTACAATGAGGACAAGCATGAACACCAGGAAGCGTGCGATGGCTGATTCGTCAGCCATCGCGAACAGATTCATTCCCAGGAAACCGGTTGTCGCCACCCCAATCAAGCCGACGGTAGCAACGACAGTCAACCGGACCATTGTCTCACCCTGCCTGCGCAGCGCATCGCTATCGAGATACTGGTTCATGTCTTCGATGGCGGTTCGCACTTCGTCATACAGCCGCTGCGTGCTCAAATGTTCGCTGACCATGCGAAAGAGTTCTTTTGCTTGAGTGTGATCCGAGACTTCGCGAAACCAATACCGCTGGGTAAATCGAAGAAAGATGCCCAACATTTGACGGATGGTGCGCCGGAACGTTCGTACCGACTGGAGACTCTCGACTTCCAGGCGGTTGGTCACATCGACCAAGCGGTCCTGTAACATCAGCAGCGCCGCTCTATGAAAATGAGAAATGAGAAAGAGGAGAAAATACTCGTGCCGGAACTGCTCCAGGTCTGTCTTGCGTCCGATGAATGTCCTGCGATTGCGGTCTCCCACCATGGTAAACACCCGTCCGGTACACATGAACCGAGTCCCTGCCTGTTCCCGTCCCTGTCCATTCCAATACCGGTCGTAACAGAACCGCTCTTCGAAATCCCGCAGGTGGCTTCCGGAATGGAGGGGTGAGTCTGGTGCGGAAGGTGCGGATGCCAAGCCTAGCTGAACGAATTCCTCACGGCTCAAGGACTCGGGATCGTCCATGACGAGATACGCCATTAATGGCATCAGATGGTATTCGATCTGTCGATAACGGATGAGACCTTTTTGTCCCGAATGGTGCAGCACCAATGGTTTGAGTAAGTACTCCCAATGAGAGGCCATGCACGGTGACCGATACCGGCAGACGAAAGAAAGATATCTCTCACGGTTTTCATAGTCGGACATTGCCAGAATGTTGCCCTCTGCGGACAGCCACTGTACGTTCTTGGCGCAATGACCTCCTTGTCCGTCCGGTTCCCAGTAGGTGGGATAACAGCGGCCAAAGCGGAACAAAACATTCTGTACAAGGGGAAGCGGGACCTCGTCGCCGTAGACCTCAACGACAAGAATCGCCAGGTCGATGTCATAGAAGAAATAGAGATCCACATGCGCCACCGTCAGAATCAGCGGTTCGGTGTGCGGGTCGGAGAACGTCATCTTCACTTGTGCAATGTCGTTGCGTCGAAATACGCGTATGGAGGATCCCTGAAGGATGGCCGCCCCGTTACCTTTGCTTTCACCGTACAAAAAACGTTGAACAAACGGGAGAAATGTGACGAACTCGCTGTAGTGCCGTTCCTGAAACAGAACGGGATCACCCGTGAACTCGTCCTGCAACTCGTCCCAGGGATTGTCTTCGCCGGGTGTTTGCAGCCGCTCCCAATGCTTCTGAATCGGTGCGCGTTCACTGATAGGCATCAATTGCAAAGGCCAGAGCAGGATTTGTCTGAAGTGCCGGACTATCTTGTCCTTTTGAAGGATACTGGGATCGGCCATGAGGTTCTTCCTATACGAGGAGCACGGATCGTATTCTCGAATCGAGATGAGCGGCTATCAAATTGGGAGCCCTCATTAAGTCAGACCTCTCTGTTGATGTCGCGTCTGCCGCGGTGTCCATATGACCTGGTAAGCTGAATATGCGGAGGTTTGAGAAACCTCTCGATGGTGCGGCTCGCAGATGCGATGCAGAAATGGTCAATCGACATTGACGACTTCCGGTTTACACATCCGGTCGGTAGGTAGCATAGCGCGATTGCCTTACGCTTCTCTCGCAACTGGTTTGCTGCCTGTCTTCCACGCTGTATGGATTTGTGCCATGACCCCTTGGGTGGCCGTTGGGTTGGCGTTAAGGACTGGAACGTGCGATCGGTCAAAGAATACTTCTGTGGCCATGCATCTTAATGAACAGATAGCTCTGTTAGACGATCGGGATCCATACCGCAGGGCACTTAAGTGGTCGTTTTAGTAGCTCTCTTCCAACTGTCAGGGTGAACCTCCTATTTGTGACGAGGATAAGAAGTAGAGATTTCCGATCGATTATCTTCGGATTACGGATGTGTAAATTAATTGTCGACCCGTTGCCATAGCGGCTCTCGGGGTCGCATAGTCACCGGTTAGCTGTCTGAATAAGGCGGTGGAGAGCTTGAAGGACGAACCGGTTAGGAGAATGTTTCACCAACTTCGTGATGCCTCTTAACCGTGAGCATTATGTGCGAAAAAAGGAGGCGATCTTCGTGCAAGTGTTAATGCCAGAACATACGTGTATTGCTCGGGAGACGTCATCACTTACGATAGATAAAGGAACGTGTTATGCCATTTTCGCCTACGATGTGGGCTCTTCTATCAGCCTGGAGCAGGCCGGTAGCCGCCTGTCACAGGACACGGAACGCGGGCGTTTGAAGCACACTGCCCGGGCTCCACAATATTTCGACTACCGTCCTGCTCCTCTTCGCTTAATCCAAGAGGGAGCATCATTATTATTAGGCCGGTATACGTCAGCTCCCACCACTGAAATTATGGTGTATGACTTCGGTGCCGTCACGATTACCTATCGATTTGCCTTAAAAGGCCCATTCAATGACCTGCTGGAACTGAGTGAAATGCTCTATGAAAATGATCAGTTGCTGAAGGAGTCACGCCTTCGGGTCGGTCAGCTCGTTCAGGCCTTGGGGGATGCTATCGATCGTCCCAACATTGGCCACGAAGAGGAAGATTATCTCGTTTTTGCGATAGAGAGCTGCTCATCCTTGCAGCAGACCCCGGTTTGGATCAACCGGGAAGCAGAACTCGCTCGGATCCTTCGCGGCGAGCGGACACCGCTTTCGGACCAGGAAATTGCCGATGCGACTGCATGTCGGATTTCATTCGGGACGGACGATGCCGTCTTTATCGATTGGCACGCAGCGGTACTGTTCGGGAAGGATATGGATGACGTGAGGGCGGTTCTCGAGTTCGCCAATGTCGAATTACTTGAAATGAGAACTTTGGACGAACAACTTGATCGAGCCCTGGACCAAGCCTATGAGGCCTTGTCCCGCAAGCCGAAGCTTCTACAACTGCCAGGCTCTTACCACAAGGACACCACGCACATTGCGCAGTTGCAAGTTGATGGGGCACTTCTTTTTGAGCGGGTAACCAATACGCTCAAGTTGCTGGGCGATCAATACTTGGCTCGTGTGTATCGTCTTGTATCCCAGCGATTCCACTTGGAGGCCTGGGACGCCAGCATTCTGCGAAAATTAGATACCCTCAATAGCATCTACGGCAAGATGTCCGATCGCGCCAGCGTGCAGCGTATGGAACTCTTGGAATGGATCATTATCGTGCTGATCACGGTTTCCATTGCGATATCGGTTCTTGAATTGAGGTAGCCGGAACTGCCTCCAGCCTTACAGCGAAAAGTCACCGGTCCTTGCATAGCCGCCGTGACATAAGCATGAGAATCAGGCGGGTGAGCTTTCAGAAAGGCGCTTAGGCTAGGTTGATCGCGCGCGTGGCGTAAGGTGAGGAACTGTTAGTACCGAGACTTCCAGCGGGACATGAACCATTCTTGAGAATGGATCGGTGACTCACCTTCGGATGGATGAAGACGTCGGTAGGTTCCGTCTGGTTGCAACTCCCGAGCTTGAACATTGTCTTGTATACCGATGCCAAGAATTTCGGTAATAAGCACGTCTCGCCAATGTGGAGGTGTCACGGGAAACAGAATTTCAACTCGCTGATCGAGATTGCGAGGCATGAGGTCCGCACTTCCCGCGAACACTTCGTCCTGTCCGCCGTTCTTGAAATAGTAGATCCGCGCATGTTCTAGGAACCGCCCGACCACGGACACGACTCGAATCGTTTCGCTCAGTCCAGGCACGCCAGGCCGCAAACAGCAAATGCCTCGCACCTGCAAGTCGATTTTCACTCCCGCTTGTGACGCACGATACAACGCCTGGATGCAGGCCTTATCGACCAATGCATTCATTTTAAATGCGATGTAGCCGTCACGGCCCGCTTGGTGATGTGTGATTTCACGCTCGATTCGATCAATCAGCTCTTTTCGCAGAAGCTTGGGTGCGATGAGCAACTTGTCGTAGGCCGGTTTGCGTGAATATCCCGTCAGTGCATTGAACAGATCCGACACGTCGTTGCAGATAACGGGATCTGAGGTGAAATAACTGAGGTCGGTATAAATGCGGCTCGTGGCGACATTGTAATTGCCTGTCGCGAGGTGGGCGTACCGCCGTATCCCTTCGGACTCTCGGCGTACCACGAGGCACGTTTTCGCATGAGTCTTCAGGCCATGCACTCCATACACGACATGCACACCCTCGTCCTCAAGTTTGCGAGCCCATTCAATGTTGCTTTCCTCGTCGAACCTCGCTTTGAGTTCAACTAAGACGGCGACCTGCTTGCCATTCATCCGGGCTTCCAGTAGTGCGTCCACAATGGGGGACTTCGCGCCAACGCGATACAGCGTCTGCTTGATGGCAAGAACCGCCGAATCATTTGCCGCTTCACGTATGAAATCGACCACTGGCACGAAGCTGTCGTAGGGGTGAAACAGCAAGATATCCTGCTGGCGGACGGCCGCCAACATTCCGCCTGGCTGGGTGCAAATCGGAGGAACAACGGGAACGTGAAATGGATCTTTCAAGTCCGGTCGGTCGAGCGCCGTGAGCTCTGCGATTCCTGCCATTCCGATGGGATCGTTTTCAGAATACACTAAATAAGGCGACAACTGGAGATTGCCGATGAGGATATCTGCGATACTACTCGGTGTTTTGGCCTCGAGTTCCAGCCGAACGGCGGATCCGAACTCCCGGAGATCGAGCTGTTGTTCCACCGTCGTCAGGAGATCCGCCGCTTCATTCTCGGTGATAGTCAAATCGGCATCCCGCGTCACGCGGAATGCATACGAAGCCACAATTTCTACGCCCGGGAAGAGCAGATCCAAATTATCCGCCACAATATCTTCCAGCCATACAAACCGCGAAATCCTTGATTCGCTTCCCAACAGGGTCTCTTGAAGCGACGCTGGTGATTCCTCAGGGATAGGGATCAGGCGTTTGAACCCACCAGGCAATTTGACACGGGCGAAACATTCCCCCCGGTCGGGATCTTTGACGATGACGGCCAAGTTAAAACTTAGATTTGAGACATGGGGGAACGGATGGGTGGGATCGATTGCTAACGGCGTCAGAACGGGAAAGATCTCCGCACAGAAGTAATCGCGAAGACGGAGTCGTTCCTTCTCCGTCAGAGACTTGCTGTGCAAGACGTGTATGCCGGTTTCAGATAATTTAGGACAGATATCTTCATGCCAACAGGATTGATGCCGCTGAAGCAACGGTGTGACTTCGCGACAAATCGCCAACATCTGTTCCGAAGGAGTCATGCCGTCAGGCGGGGGTTCGCCCACTCCTGCGGCTACTTGACGTCGGAGGGCGGAGACCCTCGTCATGAAGAATTCGTCTAAATTCGTTGCGAAGATAGTTAAAAACTTTGCTCGCTCCAACAGGGGATAGCCTGTATTCTCCGCTTCTTCGAGCACACGGAGGTTGAACTGCAGCCAGCTCAGTTCTCGATTGAGAAACAGATTCGGACTGTCGAGGTTCTGAACGGTTTCGTTCGAAGGGAGCCCGGAATCTAGATTCGGGTTTGGACTGATGGACATGGTCTGTTTTAAGTCAATTCCAACGCTTACTCAATAAGAACTCACCATGGAACCAAACGGTTTCACCACAATGCTCTTAGGTAGAGCAACGATAATGCGAAGACGTTACACCATGATGACTTCCTGGTTAACTCTTGAGAATGCTAGAGAGTAAGTTGGTCCTGGACGACCGCCCATGGCACAATTATTTCCCGCACAGTGGCCATTAAAAAACTTCTTTTGGTAACACGATTGTAATCCGGATCGTGCAAGATGCGGCCGTCTCGCTGTTCACAATTTGGGAGGCCTCATGCACGCCGCAACCACCACATTTCCAGGTGAATCGCATTCCTCAAGTCGCCCCATTATGGTGTTTATTGCGGGCGCACTTGCCGCGGGGCTCACCTATGCCGGCTATGAGCTATTTCTCGATTTGTCCTCAATACGAATTGGAGTGGAACTCCCCTACGTGTTGCTGGGCATTGCCCTGCTCATCGCGCTGGGCTTTGAGTTTGTGAACGGATTTCACGATACAGCCAATGCAGTCGCCACAGTCATCTATACAAACTCACTCCCACCACAAGCGGCGGTTCTCTGGTCGGGCTTTTGGAATTTTCTCGGAGTTCTTTTCTCAAGCGGTGCCGTCGCATTTGGAATCATTGCCCTGCTGCCGGTGGAGTTGATCCTCCAAGTCGGAAGCGGCGCCGGATTTGCCATGGTGTTTTCCTTACTCATCGCCGCCATCCTATGGAACCTGGGGACCTGGTATTTGGGATTGCCAGCCTCGAGTTCACACACCTTGATCGGCTCGATTATCGGTGTTGGCTTGGCCAATCAGCTTATGCAACCTGGTAATGCCACGAGCGGAGTAGAGTGGAGCCAGGCCACCAAAATCGGCTACTCCTTGCTACTATCTCCTCTCATCGGCTTCGTATGCGCCGCACTGCTGCTGCTTGTGATGAAGGTTCTCACCAAGAATCCGGCTTTATTTCGTGCTCCAGAGGGACAACAGCCTCCTCCGCTCTGGGTGCGCAGCTTGCTCGTATTAACTTGTACCGGGGTGAGTTTTGCCCACGGATCCAACGACGGGCAAAAGGGCATGGGATTGATCATGCTCATCCTGATCGGAACCGTGCCGATGGCCTATGCACTAGACCGTGCCGTGCCGGCTTCCCACGTGCAGAGTTTCGTGAGTACGTCGCAGCAAGCTTCTCAGATTAT
This window harbors:
- a CDS encoding glycosyltransferase family 1 protein, which translates into the protein MRIAIVTDAWRPQVNGVVRTLGHTAENLADLGHDVQFITPQDFRTYPCPTYPSIRLALFPKSGVRRALERFRPQAIHIATEGPLGHAARALCLARSMPFTTSYHTQFPEYVRARFPIPTSWSYAYLRQYHGRASRTMIATPSMKRILEERGFRNLDIWARGVDTNLFKPGPKSYLNDLRPIAMYMGRVAVEKNIEAFLRLDVPGTKYVVGDGPDLERLRTRYPDARFVGAKHGLELTAYVAAADVFVFPSLTDTFGLVLLEAMACGVPVAAYPVTGPIDIIQNGTTGVTDPDLRKAVIDALTLDPDACIAYARQHSWRKWTERFVSLLEPFKEKSWE
- a CDS encoding CorA family divalent cation transporter, with protein sequence MADPSILQKDKIVRHFRQILLWPLQLMPISERAPIQKHWERLQTPGEDNPWDELQDEFTGDPVLFQERHYSEFVTFLPFVQRFLYGESKGNGAAILQGSSIRVFRRNDIAQVKMTFSDPHTEPLILTVAHVDLYFFYDIDLAILVVEVYGDEVPLPLVQNVLFRFGRCYPTYWEPDGQGGHCAKNVQWLSAEGNILAMSDYENRERYLSFVCRYRSPCMASHWEYLLKPLVLHHSGQKGLIRYRQIEYHLMPLMAYLVMDDPESLSREEFVQLGLASAPSAPDSPLHSGSHLRDFEERFCYDRYWNGQGREQAGTRFMCTGRVFTMVGDRNRRTFIGRKTDLEQFRHEYFLLFLISHFHRAALLMLQDRLVDVTNRLEVESLQSVRTFRRTIRQMLGIFLRFTQRYWFREVSDHTQAKELFRMVSEHLSTQRLYDEVRTAIEDMNQYLDSDALRRQGETMVRLTVVATVGLIGVATTGFLGMNLFAMADESAIARFLVFMLVLIVAFIVTFYTVLKSSRLADFLEALADERRSSKAKLAAFTRVWNNTLSTKKTP
- the ppk1 gene encoding polyphosphate kinase 1, translating into MSISPNPNLDSGLPSNETVQNLDSPNLFLNRELSWLQFNLRVLEEAENTGYPLLERAKFLTIFATNLDEFFMTRVSALRRQVAAGVGEPPPDGMTPSEQMLAICREVTPLLQRHQSCWHEDICPKLSETGIHVLHSKSLTEKERLRLRDYFCAEIFPVLTPLAIDPTHPFPHVSNLSFNLAVIVKDPDRGECFARVKLPGGFKRLIPIPEESPASLQETLLGSESRISRFVWLEDIVADNLDLLFPGVEIVASYAFRVTRDADLTITENEAADLLTTVEQQLDLREFGSAVRLELEAKTPSSIADILIGNLQLSPYLVYSENDPIGMAGIAELTALDRPDLKDPFHVPVVPPICTQPGGMLAAVRQQDILLFHPYDSFVPVVDFIREAANDSAVLAIKQTLYRVGAKSPIVDALLEARMNGKQVAVLVELKARFDEESNIEWARKLEDEGVHVVYGVHGLKTHAKTCLVVRRESEGIRRYAHLATGNYNVATSRIYTDLSYFTSDPVICNDVSDLFNALTGYSRKPAYDKLLIAPKLLRKELIDRIEREITHHQAGRDGYIAFKMNALVDKACIQALYRASQAGVKIDLQVRGICCLRPGVPGLSETIRVVSVVGRFLEHARIYYFKNGGQDEVFAGSADLMPRNLDQRVEILFPVTPPHWRDVLITEILGIGIQDNVQARELQPDGTYRRLHPSEGESPIHSQEWFMSRWKSRY
- a CDS encoding inorganic phosphate transporter; this encodes MHAATTTFPGESHSSSRPIMVFIAGALAAGLTYAGYELFLDLSSIRIGVELPYVLLGIALLIALGFEFVNGFHDTANAVATVIYTNSLPPQAAVLWSGFWNFLGVLFSSGAVAFGIIALLPVELILQVGSGAGFAMVFSLLIAAILWNLGTWYLGLPASSSHTLIGSIIGVGLANQLMQPGNATSGVEWSQATKIGYSLLLSPLIGFVCAALLLLVMKVLTKNPALFRAPEGQQPPPLWVRSLLVLTCTGVSFAHGSNDGQKGMGLIMLILIGTVPMAYALDRAVPASHVQSFVSTSQQASQIMAVRTSSSQLKAEQDMHANVTRYVQTGEMDEASLASMQALMNSIANQVAQYGSYGNVPDDMRGNIRNDMYLMNEALRKMDKLKNPGFSVEEAQVLKRYRQALDQATKFIPTWVKIVVAIALGLGTMVAWKRIVVTVGERIGKAHLTYAQGGAAELVAMTTIGAADVFGLPVSTTQVLSSGVAGTMAANKSGLRWTTVRNIATAWVLTLPMSVLLAGTLYWLLRQFTA